From a region of the Candidatus Acidiferrales bacterium genome:
- a CDS encoding nuclear transport factor 2 family protein, giving the protein MKSSDIQARKHAAAEFLQLVIAGKFDEAYGKYVDMDGRHHNVFFQAGFTTLKKAMAENHVQFPDKKLTIKNIIGDDDLVAVHSHLMFKSGEKGMVVVHMFRFKDDKIVEMWDYGQVIPDDSPNKDGAF; this is encoded by the coding sequence ATGAAAAGCAGTGACATCCAAGCACGCAAACATGCGGCAGCGGAATTTCTCCAACTGGTAATAGCCGGCAAATTCGATGAAGCATACGGAAAGTACGTCGATATGGATGGCAGACACCACAATGTCTTTTTCCAGGCGGGTTTCACAACCCTCAAAAAGGCAATGGCGGAGAATCATGTACAATTTCCCGACAAGAAATTGACAATCAAGAATATTATCGGCGATGATGATCTTGTGGCGGTTCACTCACACCTTATGTTCAAATCCGGAGAGAAGGGAATGGTGGTGGTACACATGTTTCGGTTCAAAGACGATAAGATTGTGGAGATGTGGGATTACGGTCAGGTCATCCCCGACGATTCCCCGAACAAGGACGGGGCATTTTGA
- a CDS encoding DoxX family protein encodes MKNFTARWQRLEPYLKSLLRIMAAFTFVLHGTMKLFAFPAGMGNGIHLFSQVGLAGVLEAFGGGLMLIGLFTRPVAFILSGEMAVAFFQVHFPRSFWPIISGGELAMVYCFIWLYFSAAGAGPWSVDAIFRRPRDRR; translated from the coding sequence ATGAAAAATTTTACTGCACGGTGGCAACGCCTGGAGCCATACCTGAAGAGCCTTCTCCGGATCATGGCCGCATTCACGTTTGTGCTTCATGGTACGATGAAGCTGTTTGCCTTTCCCGCGGGGATGGGAAACGGCATTCATCTTTTTTCTCAAGTGGGGCTCGCCGGAGTACTTGAAGCATTCGGCGGCGGCTTGATGTTGATCGGATTATTTACACGCCCCGTGGCGTTTATACTTTCAGGCGAGATGGCAGTGGCATTCTTTCAGGTCCACTTCCCGCGAAGCTTCTGGCCAATAATAAGCGGAGGTGAGCTCGCTATGGTCTATTGTTTCATCTGGCTTTATTTCTCCGCAGCCGGTGCAGGACCATGGAGTGTCGACGCAATATTTAGACGCCCTCGCGACCGGCGGTGA